One genomic window of Diospyros lotus cultivar Yz01 chromosome 8, ASM1463336v1, whole genome shotgun sequence includes the following:
- the LOC127807450 gene encoding uncharacterized protein LOC127807450 isoform X2, which translates to MASRRLAVAGAVAMSVLLLTSASEVERQPLVYRIAFGSCANQSAPQPIWNAILDFDPQVFIWLGDNIYGDIRRPFKLFGQERTIGPWKNAPRFIPSSGKEMQARYDKAKSNHGYIRLRETAKVIGTWDDHDYGLNDAGKEFSGKITNQRLMLDFLDEPQDSPRRKQAGVYTSYMFGPAGRKVKVILLDTRYHRDPLFSDGTILGNLQWTWLEKELKGPASAITIIGSSIQVISNLSATTGPLFDMESWGRFPKERTRLFKLIADSKRDGVFFISGDVHFGEITRYDCASGYPLYDITSSGLTQAVEKALPPPLHFIVRFLAWLTPSTMRVLDRNCRYRSCTSGQPNFGVIEINWDTTPVNLKFEVRDVNGLPVTSVNSSLLELQFGSLDSKATSKAVFLLAVIVLVYTVTSLILHCLRKHKLD; encoded by the exons ATGGCTTCGCGGCGGTTAGCGGTGGCCGGAGCCGTTGCAATGAGCGTTCTGCTGCTTACTTCTGCCTCCGAAGTGGAGCGGCAGCCTCTGGTGTACCGAATTGCATTCGGATCGTGCGCTAACCAAAGCGCTCCCCAG CCAATATGGAATGCAATTCTTGACTTTGATCCTCAAGTGTTTATTTGGCTGGGTGACAACATTTATGGGGACATCAGGCGCCCTTTCAAGTTATTTGGCCAGGAAAGGACAATTGGGCCATGGAAGAATGCTCCCAGATTCATTCCATCTTCTGGGAAGGAGATGCAAGCCAGATATGATAAGGCTAAGAGCAATCATGGTTACATCCGTCTTAGAGAGACTGCAAAG GTAATTGGTACATGGGATGACCATGACTATGGATTAAATGATGCAGGAAAAGAATTTAGTGGAAAGATTACTAACCAAAGGCTTATGCTGGATTTCTTGGATGAACCTCAAGATAGCCCAAG GCGTAAGCAGGCTGGTGTTTACACATCTTACATGTTTGGTCCAGCCGGTAGAAAAGTCAAG GTTATTCTTTTGGACACAAGATATCACAGAGACCCTCTGTTTAGCGATGGAACTATTTTGGGAAATTTGCAATGGACATGGTTGGAAAAGGAGTTGAAGGGGCCTGCATCAGCCATCACAATTATTGGATCTTCTATTCAG GTCATATCAAATCTCTCTGCAACAACTGGCCCTTTGTTTGATATGGAGTCATGGGGACGTTTCCCAAAAGAGAGGACTCGTCTTTTTAAGTTAATTGCTGATAGTAAG agggatggggtcttcttcaTAAGTGGAGATGTTCACTTCGGAGAAATTACAAGATATGACTGTGCGAGTGGATATCCACTGTATGATATAACCTCAAGTGGGCTTACCCAAGCTGTTGAGAAGGCTCTTCCACCGCCATTACATTTTATAGTGAGGTTTCTGGCATGGTTGACCCCAAGTACAATGAGAGTTCTGGATAGAAACTGCAGATACAGATCATGCACATCTG GCCAACCAAATTTCGGAGTGATAGAGATTAATTGGGACACTACTCCAgtcaatttgaaatttgaagtgAGGGATGTAAATGGATTGCCTGTTACAAGTGTTAACAGCTCATTACTAGAACTCCAATTTGGAAGCCTTGACTCTAAAGCCACCAGTAAAGCAG TGTTCCTCCTTGCTGTGATAGTTCTTGTCTACACAGTTACCTCGCTCATCCTGCATTGTCTCCGAAAACACAAGCTTGATTGA
- the LOC127807450 gene encoding uncharacterized protein LOC127807450 isoform X1 — protein sequence MASRRLAVAGAVAMSVLLLTSASEVERQPLVYRIAFGSCANQSAPQPIWNAILDFDPQVFIWLGDNIYGDIRRPFKLFGQERTIGPWKNAPRFIPSSGKEMQARYDKAKSNHGYIRLRETAKVIGTWDDHDYGLNDAGKEFSGKITNQRLMLDFLDEPQDSPRRKQAGVYTSYMFGPAGRKVKVILLDTRYHRDPLFSDGTILGNLQWTWLEKELKGPASAITIIGSSIQVISNLSATTGPLFDMESWGRFPKERTRLFKLIADSKRDGVFFISGDVHFGEITRYDCASGYPLYDITSSGLTQAVEKALPPPLHFIVRFLAWLTPSTMRVLDRNCRYRSCTSGQPNFGVIEINWDTTPVNLKFEVRDVNGLPVTSVNSSLLELQFGSLDSKATSKAGEYRKHCSPEVTLPWIDRHRLAIFIFYSLAVFLLAVIVLVYTVTSLILHCLRKHKLD from the exons ATGGCTTCGCGGCGGTTAGCGGTGGCCGGAGCCGTTGCAATGAGCGTTCTGCTGCTTACTTCTGCCTCCGAAGTGGAGCGGCAGCCTCTGGTGTACCGAATTGCATTCGGATCGTGCGCTAACCAAAGCGCTCCCCAG CCAATATGGAATGCAATTCTTGACTTTGATCCTCAAGTGTTTATTTGGCTGGGTGACAACATTTATGGGGACATCAGGCGCCCTTTCAAGTTATTTGGCCAGGAAAGGACAATTGGGCCATGGAAGAATGCTCCCAGATTCATTCCATCTTCTGGGAAGGAGATGCAAGCCAGATATGATAAGGCTAAGAGCAATCATGGTTACATCCGTCTTAGAGAGACTGCAAAG GTAATTGGTACATGGGATGACCATGACTATGGATTAAATGATGCAGGAAAAGAATTTAGTGGAAAGATTACTAACCAAAGGCTTATGCTGGATTTCTTGGATGAACCTCAAGATAGCCCAAG GCGTAAGCAGGCTGGTGTTTACACATCTTACATGTTTGGTCCAGCCGGTAGAAAAGTCAAG GTTATTCTTTTGGACACAAGATATCACAGAGACCCTCTGTTTAGCGATGGAACTATTTTGGGAAATTTGCAATGGACATGGTTGGAAAAGGAGTTGAAGGGGCCTGCATCAGCCATCACAATTATTGGATCTTCTATTCAG GTCATATCAAATCTCTCTGCAACAACTGGCCCTTTGTTTGATATGGAGTCATGGGGACGTTTCCCAAAAGAGAGGACTCGTCTTTTTAAGTTAATTGCTGATAGTAAG agggatggggtcttcttcaTAAGTGGAGATGTTCACTTCGGAGAAATTACAAGATATGACTGTGCGAGTGGATATCCACTGTATGATATAACCTCAAGTGGGCTTACCCAAGCTGTTGAGAAGGCTCTTCCACCGCCATTACATTTTATAGTGAGGTTTCTGGCATGGTTGACCCCAAGTACAATGAGAGTTCTGGATAGAAACTGCAGATACAGATCATGCACATCTG GCCAACCAAATTTCGGAGTGATAGAGATTAATTGGGACACTACTCCAgtcaatttgaaatttgaagtgAGGGATGTAAATGGATTGCCTGTTACAAGTGTTAACAGCTCATTACTAGAACTCCAATTTGGAAGCCTTGACTCTAAAGCCACCAGTAAAGCAGGTGAATATCGGAAACACTGCTCTCCTGAAGTTACCCTTCCATGGATCGACAGGCATCGCCTGGCTATCTTCATCTTTTACTCTCTTGCTG TGTTCCTCCTTGCTGTGATAGTTCTTGTCTACACAGTTACCTCGCTCATCCTGCATTGTCTCCGAAAACACAAGCTTGATTGA